The following coding sequences lie in one Vitis vinifera cultivar Pinot Noir 40024 chromosome 19, ASM3070453v1 genomic window:
- the LOC100259503 gene encoding scopoletin 8-hydroxylase, with protein sequence MAPSFDDGDSLYNFVVRDGNGVKGMVDLGLEKVPEQYIQPQHERIDKLKASSYDRPPIDLSMLGGPQHSQVMELIAEAAESVGFFQVVNHGVPNEVLESVKSAAHEFFGQAPEKKAVYRKGVSPSPYVKYGTSFVPEKEKALEWKDYVSMVYTSDADAFEFWPNECKEVALEFLKASISMVRRILEVLMEKLGVTLDESRIDGLIGLKMVNMNFYPTCPNPDLTVGVGRHSDMGMLTVLLQDGIGGLYVKMEEDITGAGKKGEWVEIPPTPGALVINVGDTLQILSNGKYKSAEHRVRTTSTQSRVSIPIFTIPRPNEKIGPLPQVVERDGVAHYREVVVEEYMNNFFGKAHEGKKSLDFAQINSS encoded by the exons ATGGCTCCTAGCTTTGATGATGGCGACTCACTATACAACTTTGTGGTCAGAGATGGCAATGGTGTTAAAGGCATGGTGGACCTTGGTCTGGAGAAGGTGCCAGAGCAATACATTCAGCCACAGCATGAGCGCATAGACAAGCTCAAAGCAAGTTCCTATGATCGGCCGCCAATAGATTTATCAATGCTTGGCGGACCTCAGCATAGCCAAGTGATGGAGTTGATAGCCGAGGCAGCCGAGAGTGTGGGGTTCTTCCAAGTTGTGAACCATGGGGTGCCCAATGAAGTGCTGGAGTCGGTTAAGAGCGCGGCGCATGAGTTCTTTGGACAAGCTCCTGAGAAGAAGGCGGTGTATCGGAAGGGGGTGAGCCCGAGCCCGTACGTGAAGTATGGGACGAGCTTTGTGCCTGAGAAAGAGAAGGCATTGGAGTGGAAGGACTACGTTAGTATGGTGTATACGAGCGATGCCGATGCATTTGAATTTTGGCCTAATGAATGCAA GGAAGTAGCGCTAGAGTTCCTGAAGGCATCCATCTCAATGGTGAGAAGAATACTAGAAGTGTTAATGGAGAAGCTTGGAGTAACTCTAGATGAATCAAGAATCGATGGCCTCATTGGTTTAAAAATGGTGAACATGAACTTCTACCCCACCTGCCCTAACCCGGATCTCACCGTTGGCGTGGGACGCCACTCTGATATGGGCATGTTAACGGTGTTGCTACAAGATGGTATCGGCGGATTATACGTGAAAATGGAGGAAGACATCACAGGTGCTGGAAAGAAAGGAGAGTGGGTGGAGATACCACCCACACCAGGCGCATTGGTCATCAATGTTGGTGATACATTACAG ATATTAAGCAATGGGAAGTACAAAAGCGCAGAACATAGGGTGCGTACCACAAGCACTCAATCCAGAGTGTCGATCCCTATATTCACCATTCCGAGACCAAATGAGAAGATCGGGCCATTGCCTCAAGTGGTTGAGAGAGATGGGGTTGCTCATTATCGCGAGGTTGTGGTTGAGGAGTACATGAACAACTTTTTTGGGAAAGCTCATGAAGGGAAGAAGTCACTAGATTTTGCTCAGATCAACTCCTCTTGA